From the Paenibacillus sp. MMS20-IR301 genome, the window GCCTCGTTACAAAATGATTTTCTTGCCGTAAAAGAGTCAGAATCTTGGCTAAATCGCCTGATTTGGATGTGGAAACATCCAGGCCCGCAACCCTGATCCGGCCTTCGTCCATATCAAGCAGTCTTCCAATCATCAGAAGCGTCGTGGACTTGCCCGCACCGTTGGGTCCTATTAGAGAAGTAAGCCCGGCTTTGGGAATTACAATATTAAGCGGGCCGATTGCCACCTCGGCTGCATAGGATTTTTTGACATGATCTATCTGTATCATAAAGAACCCTTCCTTAAAATCACGATTAAAAATGTCAGTCCCCCAACCAGTTCAATAATGATGGAAACGACACCTTGGGCGTGGAATACATGATTCATAATAAAATAGGCGCTGGTCAAGATCACAAAACCTATGGCAAGAGCCATCGGAAAGATATATCTGTGGTCGTACGTCTGCGCTGCCTGATAACTTAACGTAGCGACTAAAAATCCAAAGAAGGTAAGCGGTCCGACCAAAGCCGTTGAAACGGCCATCAAAATGGAAACGAGGACAAGCGTATAAATTACACTCATTTGATGTTTCGTTCCCAGGGAAGTGGAGACATCCCTGCCAAGTGACAATACGTTTAACCTGTTAGCGTTGGCAAGCAGAAGGAAAGCTGCAATGATGACAACGGGAATGGCTATCGGGAAATAGGCCGAATCCGAATTATTGACGGAAGCAAATAATCTTGCCTGTAAAAGATCAAATTCGGACGGTGCCAGGAATCGCCTCATAAAAGAGGATACAGATCTTAGCCCGGTCCCAATAATAATACCGACCAGAAGCAGCAGCTGTAAATTACCGTACTTACCGGACAGCAGCCACCCGTACAGAATTAAACACATCAGGACCATCGCAGCAACCTGATACAGAAAGGAGTCAACCCCGCTAAAGCTCAAAAACACCGTAGTTCCAAGGAAAAACATCGTACTCGTATGAATGGTTGAATAAATAGCATCAAAGCCTAAAAGTGACGGGGTTATGATCCTGTTATTCGTAATGGATTGAAAAGCAACCGTTGACAAACTTTGGCAAGTTGCTGCGATAAGCATGGAAACCAGGGCTACTACTCTTCTTGAAACAACTGGCATAAAGGATGGAGAGGTGACCGGGACCGGATTATTGTATACCAGTAATCCAATTGAAGAAAACACGCCCAGTACGATCAGTGATATAAGCAGAATAAAGTAATTCTTTTCTTCTTTCCTGGTACGGAAGGCCCTGGCCGATCTTTTGGCATGAAGAGGGCTTGTACTCCTATCAACATGTAACGGATTGCTGCTTGCTCGTTCGCTCATCTGATTCTCCTTGGTGACCTCCTTTGTCTTAGCAGAATAACAATAAATACAAATGCCCCCACCGTTCCAAGGATCATAGAGACAGGTATTTCAAAAGGCATAATAAGGACCCGGGACAAGATGTCACACATAATGATGGTA encodes:
- a CDS encoding iron chelate uptake ABC transporter family permease subunit, with protein sequence MIVLGVFSSIGLLVYNNPVPVTSPSFMPVVSRRVVALVSMLIAATCQSLSTVAFQSITNNRIITPSLLGFDAIYSTIHTSTMFFLGTTVFLSFSGVDSFLYQVAAMVLMCLILYGWLLSGKYGNLQLLLLVGIIIGTGLRSVSSFMRRFLAPSEFDLLQARLFASVNNSDSAYFPIAIPVVIIAAFLLLANANRLNVLSLGRDVSTSLGTKHQMSVIYTLVLVSILMAVSTALVGPLTFFGFLVATLSYQAAQTYDHRYIFPMALAIGFVILTSAYFIMNHVFHAQGVVSIIIELVGGLTFLIVILRKGSL